The proteins below are encoded in one region of Mycobacterium pseudokansasii:
- a CDS encoding HNH endonuclease signature motif containing protein produces the protein MALYHTKRLASPAQRIMWYASDRGCTKPGCDAPAYHSQVHHVRGWATTGRTDIDDLTLGCGIDNRLAENGWRTRKNAYGDTEWIPPAHLDRGQPRTNPYHHPERFLYDRDDDQPV, from the coding sequence TTGGCGCTGTATCACACCAAACGCCTAGCTTCTCCCGCACAGCGAATCATGTGGTACGCAAGCGATCGCGGGTGCACCAAGCCGGGATGTGATGCCCCCGCCTACCACAGCCAAGTCCACCACGTCCGCGGCTGGGCCACCACCGGGCGCACCGACATCGATGACCTCACCCTGGGCTGCGGTATCGACAACCGACTCGCCGAAAATGGCTGGCGCACCCGCAAGAACGCCTACGGCGACACCGAATGGATACCGCCGGCGCACCTCGATCGCGGACAGCCCCGCACCAACCCCTACCACCACCCCGAACGATTCCTCTACGACCGCGACGACGACCAACCCGTTTGA
- a CDS encoding 13E12 repeat family protein codes for MSFDVLTTSERLRALERRECVARRLRTPQHALINQLGAQAGEEELGGKLRSALAGRLRITKAEAGRRIDEAADLGPRRALTGEPVAPQLSATAAARRDGLIGDTHVRVIRGFFAHLPAEVDLATRQAAEADLAGKASSYRPDELAKYAQRIMDWLNPDGELREQERARKRGITIGKQEYDGMSRISGYLTPEARASFEPVLAKLAAPGACNPDDPTPVIDTTPDADAVRRDTRSQAQRNHDALLAGLRGLLCSGDLGRHNGLPVSIVVTTTLKDLQAAAGKAHIGGGSLLPMSDLIRLASHAHHLSGDLRPRQALGAVSHQTPSFSRTANHVVRKRSRVHQAGM; via the coding sequence TTGTCTTTTGACGTGCTGACCACCTCCGAACGGTTGCGCGCTCTGGAGCGCCGGGAGTGCGTGGCACGGCGCCTGCGGACACCCCAACACGCGCTGATCAATCAGCTCGGCGCGCAGGCCGGCGAGGAAGAGCTGGGCGGCAAGCTGCGTTCGGCGCTGGCCGGTCGGTTGCGTATCACCAAGGCCGAGGCCGGGCGGCGCATCGATGAAGCGGCTGATCTGGGGCCGCGGCGGGCGCTGACCGGTGAGCCGGTGGCGCCGCAGTTGTCCGCGACCGCGGCCGCCCGACGAGACGGCCTGATCGGGGACACCCATGTGCGAGTGATCCGCGGTTTCTTCGCCCACCTGCCCGCCGAGGTGGACCTGGCCACCCGGCAGGCCGCCGAAGCCGATCTGGCCGGCAAGGCCAGCAGCTATCGCCCCGACGAGTTGGCCAAATACGCCCAGCGGATCATGGACTGGCTCAACCCCGACGGCGAGTTACGCGAGCAGGAGCGGGCCCGCAAGCGCGGCATCACGATCGGCAAGCAGGAATACGACGGCATGTCGCGCATCAGCGGCTACCTGACCCCGGAGGCGCGGGCCAGCTTCGAACCGGTGTTGGCCAAACTGGCGGCCCCCGGCGCCTGCAACCCCGACGACCCAACACCGGTCATCGACACCACGCCCGATGCGGACGCGGTGCGCCGCGACACCCGCAGCCAAGCCCAACGCAATCACGACGCCCTGCTGGCCGGACTGCGCGGCCTGCTGTGCAGCGGGGACCTGGGCCGCCACAACGGCCTGCCGGTGTCGATCGTGGTCACCACCACGCTGAAGGACTTACAGGCCGCCGCCGGCAAGGCCCACATCGGCGGCGGTTCGCTGCTGCCCATGTCGGATCTGATCCGCCTGGCCAGCCACGCCCATCATTTATCTGGCGATCTTCGACCACGGCAAGCCCTTGGCGCTGTATCACACCAAACGCCTAGCTTCTCCCGCACAGCGAATCATGTGGTACGCAAGCGATCGCGGGTGCACCAAGCCGGGATGTGA
- a CDS encoding FAD-binding oxidoreductase, protein MAREFSRQMFLRGAAGAWAGGAILGPARASAEPAASGLDGLAAAVGGRVVRPDDPQFAAAKQVFNTNYNGSTPAVIVTPTSAADVQKAMTFAAAHNLKVAARGGGHSYTGVSTADGVMVLDLRQLPGGVNYDAATGQVTVPPATGLYAVHEALAEVGRGIPTGTCPTVGAAGHALGGGLGANSRHAGLLCDQLTSASVVLPNGQAVTASATSNPDLFWALRGGGGGNFGVTTSLTFATFATKDVDVVNLNFPPQSFAQVLVGWQNWLRTADRNSWALADSTTDALGTHCRILATCPAGSGGAVANAITSAVGAQPTGTENHTFNYLDLVRYLAVNNLNPSPLGYVGGSDVFPTVNPAVAAGIAAAVDAFPRDAGRMLAIMHALDGTLASVAPGATPFPWRRHGALVQWYVENAGSPAAATSWLNTAHQAVQRYSVGGYVNYLEAGQPPSRYFGPNLARLSAVRQKYDPSRVMFSGMNL, encoded by the coding sequence TTGGCTCGTGAATTCTCGCGTCAGATGTTTCTGCGGGGTGCCGCCGGGGCATGGGCCGGCGGCGCGATTCTAGGCCCGGCCCGGGCCAGCGCCGAGCCCGCTGCCTCCGGTTTGGACGGTCTGGCGGCGGCAGTCGGTGGACGGGTGGTACGCCCGGACGACCCCCAATTCGCAGCGGCCAAACAGGTTTTCAATACGAACTACAACGGCTCGACACCGGCGGTGATCGTCACTCCGACATCGGCGGCCGACGTGCAGAAGGCGATGACCTTCGCCGCCGCACACAATCTCAAGGTTGCTGCGCGCGGTGGCGGACACTCCTATACCGGGGTGTCCACGGCCGACGGTGTGATGGTGCTCGACCTACGCCAGCTGCCCGGGGGAGTCAACTACGACGCCGCTACCGGGCAGGTCACGGTGCCGCCCGCGACGGGTTTGTACGCCGTGCACGAGGCGCTGGCCGAGGTCGGCCGCGGCATCCCGACGGGTACCTGCCCGACAGTCGGTGCCGCGGGACACGCGCTGGGCGGCGGCCTGGGCGCCAATTCCCGCCACGCGGGTCTGCTGTGTGACCAATTGACTTCGGCGTCGGTGGTGTTGCCCAATGGCCAGGCGGTCACCGCGTCAGCAACCAGCAATCCCGACCTGTTCTGGGCGCTGCGCGGCGGCGGTGGCGGCAACTTCGGGGTGACGACTTCGCTGACCTTTGCCACCTTCGCCACCAAAGACGTCGACGTGGTGAACCTCAATTTCCCACCGCAGTCGTTCGCGCAGGTCCTGGTCGGTTGGCAGAACTGGCTGCGTACCGCCGACCGAAACAGCTGGGCGCTGGCCGACAGCACCACCGATGCGCTTGGTACGCATTGCCGTATCCTCGCGACCTGTCCGGCCGGGTCCGGTGGCGCCGTGGCGAACGCCATCACGTCAGCCGTCGGCGCACAACCGACCGGTACCGAGAACCACACCTTCAATTACCTGGACCTGGTGCGGTATCTGGCCGTCAACAACCTGAACCCGTCACCGCTTGGGTATGTCGGCGGATCCGATGTCTTTCCCACCGTCAACCCGGCCGTCGCTGCGGGGATAGCCGCGGCGGTCGACGCCTTTCCCCGCGACGCGGGCCGCATGTTGGCGATCATGCATGCCCTCGACGGCACTCTCGCCAGCGTGGCGCCGGGGGCCACCCCCTTTCCGTGGCGGCGGCACGGCGCGCTGGTGCAGTGGTACGTCGAAAACGCCGGTTCCCCGGCGGCGGCGACCAGCTGGCTCAACACCGCACACCAAGCGGTGCAACGGTATTCGGTCGGCGGCTATGTGAACTATCTTGAGGCAGGCCAGCCACCGTCGCGGTATTTCGGCCCGAATTTGGCCCGGCTGAGTGCGGTACGGCAGAAGTACGATCCCAGCCGGGTCATGTTCTCCGGGATGAATTTGTAG
- a CDS encoding type II toxin-antitoxin system PemK/MazF family toxin: MSPCRGDVWLLDDGRSVLVLSSTFYNEIASEPTIIVVPVFTGEPAAGFGVPIGDDIWAAPGFITNLRKARLAPFHDHVDVRALTNVNNMLFKILATPAGGR; this comes from the coding sequence ATGAGCCCATGCCGTGGGGATGTCTGGCTCCTCGATGACGGGCGCAGCGTCCTGGTCCTGTCGTCGACGTTCTACAACGAAATCGCCTCTGAACCAACGATTATCGTGGTACCCGTATTCACCGGGGAACCCGCCGCCGGCTTCGGGGTGCCCATCGGAGACGACATCTGGGCTGCGCCGGGATTCATCACGAATTTACGGAAGGCGCGGCTCGCCCCATTCCACGACCACGTCGACGTACGAGCACTCACAAATGTGAACAACATGCTTTTCAAGATTCTGGCCACCCCGGCGGGTGGCCGGTGA
- a CDS encoding amidohydrolase family protein: MALLPDPDPRQRQHVVISVDDHVIEPPGMFVGRLPTLLADRAPTVVETDDGRQVWRYEGREYPNIGLNAVIGRPREEWSMEAARFDEMRRGCWDIDARIADMDLAGIWASLNFPSLIAGFAGTVFWKSDDLELGLAVLRAWNDWHLEVWAGPYPQRIIPLQLPWLADPQLAPEEIRRNADRGFKAVSFPELPAQCGLPSLHTGVWDPFFAACEETDTVVCLHTGSAQWAPIPAFDTPFETITTLFPVNGLVACADMLWSGIPVRFPRLNITLAEGGLGWAAMLGDRADYVLAHSASGHEGGSWKSDLLPSEVLRRTFWFCSIDDPHAFGALDAIGADRILVESDYPHADSTWPDTQQVVARNVAGLSAEDAAKITHRNAAQLFRHPLPDERWLAATG, encoded by the coding sequence ATGGCGCTGCTGCCAGACCCCGATCCCCGGCAGCGACAGCACGTCGTGATCTCGGTCGACGACCATGTCATCGAGCCGCCCGGCATGTTCGTCGGGCGGCTGCCCACCTTGCTGGCCGACCGCGCCCCGACGGTCGTCGAGACCGACGACGGGCGCCAGGTGTGGCGCTACGAGGGCCGGGAATACCCGAACATCGGGCTCAACGCGGTGATCGGCCGGCCGCGCGAGGAATGGAGCATGGAAGCCGCCCGGTTCGACGAAATGCGCCGCGGCTGTTGGGATATCGACGCCCGCATCGCCGACATGGACCTGGCCGGCATCTGGGCGTCGCTGAACTTCCCGTCGCTGATCGCCGGGTTCGCGGGCACCGTGTTCTGGAAGAGCGACGATCTGGAGCTAGGGCTGGCCGTGCTGCGCGCCTGGAACGACTGGCACCTCGAGGTGTGGGCCGGGCCCTACCCGCAGCGGATCATCCCGCTGCAGCTGCCGTGGCTCGCCGACCCACAGCTGGCACCGGAGGAGATCCGCCGCAACGCCGACCGCGGGTTCAAGGCGGTCAGCTTCCCCGAGCTGCCCGCGCAATGCGGCCTGCCCAGCTTGCACACCGGGGTCTGGGATCCGTTCTTCGCCGCCTGCGAGGAGACCGACACGGTGGTGTGCCTGCACACCGGGTCGGCGCAGTGGGCGCCGATCCCCGCCTTCGACACCCCGTTCGAGACCATCACCACACTGTTCCCGGTCAACGGCCTGGTCGCCTGCGCGGACATGCTGTGGTCGGGCATCCCGGTGCGCTTCCCGCGGCTGAACATCACGCTGGCCGAGGGCGGCCTGGGCTGGGCGGCCATGCTCGGCGACCGCGCCGATTACGTTCTGGCGCACTCCGCTTCGGGCCACGAGGGCGGCTCGTGGAAAAGTGACCTGCTGCCCAGCGAGGTGCTGCGCCGTACCTTCTGGTTCTGCTCGATCGACGATCCGCACGCGTTCGGTGCGCTGGACGCGATCGGGGCCGACCGCATCCTCGTCGAAAGCGACTATCCGCACGCCGATTCGACCTGGCCCGACACCCAACAGGTCGTGGCGCGCAACGTCGCCGGCCTCTCGGCGGAGGACGCGGCCAAGATCACCCACCGCAACGCCGCACAGCTGTTTCGTCACCCGCTGCCGGACGAACGGTGGCTCGCGGCCACCGGATAG
- a CDS encoding N-acyl-D-amino-acid deacylase family protein has product MLDLLIRDAEIVDGTGAPARHGDVGVRDGRIVTVGENDDSAAKTVDAQGLTLAPGFVDLHTHYDAQLFWDPTASPSVQHGVTTIFGGNCGFTLAPAAADQHDYLTRMLARVEGMPLDALRAGLDWGWASFGDWLDRLEGRIAVNAGFLVGHSALRLAAMGNDAVGGQSAAAQIDTMVGLLHDALNAGALGLSTSQSPTHNDASGQPVPSRSASRDELVALASGVRDHPGTTLEAIIPGCLSGFTDDDIALLTDMSVAAARPLNWNLLGVSAANPAGHENQLRAYDVAAEHGGRVVALTLPHGMKIRLSFLSGFVLDGLPGWRDTMHLPVPQRLAALAAPAVRRRLAEGAASKEAGMLRGLAQWDRLVIVETFAPENADATGRSVGEVAAARGGEPFDTLLDIVIADELRTGLSPPLTGDDAADWRARAQVWRHPGAVIGGSDAGAHLDMMCGAIYTTSLLGKGVREHRVVTLEEAVRLITDVPARFYGLTQRGRIAPGWHADLVLFDPATVGHGPERTRYDLPAGAPRLVADARGISSVLVGGVEVCRDGVATGALPGTVLRSGRDTETVSAHG; this is encoded by the coding sequence ATGCTCGACCTGTTGATCCGTGACGCCGAGATCGTCGACGGCACCGGCGCGCCCGCCCGCCACGGCGACGTCGGCGTCCGTGACGGGCGGATCGTCACCGTGGGAGAAAACGACGATTCAGCGGCGAAAACCGTTGACGCCCAAGGACTCACGTTAGCACCGGGATTCGTCGACCTGCACACTCACTACGATGCGCAGCTGTTCTGGGACCCGACCGCCAGCCCGTCGGTGCAGCACGGGGTGACCACGATCTTCGGCGGCAACTGCGGCTTCACGCTGGCGCCCGCCGCGGCCGACCAGCACGACTACCTCACCCGCATGCTGGCGCGGGTCGAGGGGATGCCGTTGGACGCGCTGCGCGCCGGCCTGGACTGGGGCTGGGCATCGTTCGGCGACTGGCTCGACCGCCTCGAGGGCCGCATCGCCGTCAATGCCGGGTTCCTGGTTGGTCATTCGGCGCTGCGGCTGGCGGCGATGGGTAACGACGCGGTCGGCGGCCAGTCCGCCGCGGCACAGATCGACACGATGGTCGGGCTGCTGCACGACGCGCTGAACGCCGGCGCGCTCGGGCTGTCGACCTCGCAGTCGCCCACCCACAACGACGCTTCCGGCCAACCGGTGCCGTCCCGCAGCGCCTCGCGAGACGAACTGGTGGCGCTGGCCTCCGGCGTGCGCGACCACCCGGGCACGACGCTGGAGGCCATCATCCCCGGCTGCCTGTCCGGCTTCACCGATGACGACATCGCGCTGCTCACCGACATGTCCGTCGCCGCCGCCCGGCCGCTGAACTGGAACCTGCTGGGTGTTTCGGCGGCAAACCCGGCGGGGCACGAAAATCAGTTGCGCGCCTACGATGTCGCCGCCGAACACGGGGGCCGGGTGGTGGCACTGACCTTGCCGCACGGCATGAAGATCCGGCTTTCATTCCTGTCCGGTTTCGTGCTCGACGGGCTGCCCGGCTGGCGCGACACCATGCACCTGCCGGTGCCGCAACGCCTGGCCGCGCTCGCCGCCCCCGCGGTGCGTCGCCGGCTCGCCGAGGGCGCCGCCTCCAAGGAGGCGGGCATGCTGCGCGGCCTCGCGCAATGGGACCGGCTGGTCATCGTCGAGACGTTCGCGCCGGAGAACGCCGACGCGACCGGGCGCAGCGTCGGCGAGGTCGCCGCCGCCCGCGGTGGCGAGCCGTTCGACACACTGTTGGACATCGTGATCGCCGACGAGCTGCGCACCGGACTCTCCCCGCCGCTGACCGGGGACGACGCGGCCGACTGGCGGGCGCGCGCGCAGGTGTGGCGCCACCCGGGTGCGGTGATCGGCGGCTCGGATGCCGGCGCCCACCTGGACATGATGTGCGGCGCGATCTACACGACGTCGCTGCTGGGCAAGGGCGTGCGCGAGCACCGGGTGGTGACGCTGGAGGAAGCCGTGCGCTTGATCACCGACGTGCCGGCCCGGTTCTACGGGCTGACGCAGCGTGGCCGAATCGCGCCGGGCTGGCACGCCGACCTGGTGCTCTTCGACCCGGCGACCGTCGGCCACGGCCCCGAACGCACTCGCTACGACCTGCCGGCGGGCGCGCCCCGGTTGGTCGCCGACGCCCGGGGGATCAGCTCGGTGCTGGTCGGTGGGGTCGAGGTGTGCCGCGACGGCGTCGCCACCGGCGCGCTGCCCGGCACCGTGCTGCGGTCCGGGCGTGATACCGAGACGGTGTCGGCTCATGGCTGA
- a CDS encoding cytochrome P450, translated as MAEVATHDFDPTELQGGLLMQVENVHERLREARARHRVMLGNPFTEVKAGQIGDFGVTVLGYDECQTVLTHPDTFSSSIYEHIMGPVMGRTLLELEGAEHRASRALVSPSFRSALLERWRAELVEVVVQELIDRFAPRGHAELARDFTFAFPVQVIARIMGLPRQDYPRFQRLSIELLNVVYDWECGLAASRSLKAYFTEILAARRRNPQDDLISTLAESEVDGARLTDDEIFAFLLLILPAGVETTYRASGNLLVALLTEPELMDTLQADRGMVRGAIEEALRWEPPITTVVRAAVRDCELGGITIPAGTNVSVSVAAANRDPARYPNPDCFDPTRKNIAHLTFGGGPHLCLGMHLARMETAVAINALLDRLPGLRLDASAPTPHVVGVAFRSPAALPVEFAPAPA; from the coding sequence ATGGCTGAGGTGGCAACCCACGACTTCGACCCGACCGAGCTGCAGGGCGGGCTGCTCATGCAGGTCGAAAACGTGCACGAGCGGCTGCGCGAGGCACGCGCGCGACACCGGGTGATGCTCGGAAACCCCTTCACCGAGGTCAAGGCCGGGCAGATCGGCGATTTCGGGGTGACGGTGCTCGGCTACGACGAGTGCCAGACGGTGCTGACGCACCCGGACACCTTCTCCTCGTCGATCTACGAGCACATCATGGGCCCGGTCATGGGCCGCACCCTGCTGGAACTCGAGGGAGCCGAGCATCGGGCCAGCCGGGCGCTGGTGTCACCGTCGTTCCGGTCGGCGCTGCTGGAACGGTGGCGCGCCGAGCTGGTGGAGGTGGTGGTCCAGGAGCTCATCGACAGGTTCGCGCCGCGCGGGCACGCCGAGCTGGCCCGCGATTTCACCTTCGCGTTTCCAGTCCAGGTGATCGCGCGGATCATGGGCCTGCCGCGACAGGACTACCCGCGCTTCCAGCGGCTGTCGATCGAGCTGCTCAATGTGGTCTACGACTGGGAGTGCGGGCTGGCCGCGTCGAGATCGCTGAAGGCCTACTTCACCGAAATCCTCGCCGCGCGGCGACGCAACCCGCAGGACGACCTGATCAGCACGCTCGCGGAGTCCGAGGTCGACGGCGCACGGCTGACCGACGACGAGATCTTCGCGTTCCTGCTGCTGATCCTGCCCGCCGGCGTCGAGACGACCTACCGGGCCTCGGGCAACCTGCTGGTCGCGCTGCTCACCGAACCGGAGCTGATGGACACGCTGCAGGCCGATCGCGGCATGGTGCGCGGTGCCATCGAGGAGGCGTTGCGCTGGGAGCCGCCGATCACCACGGTGGTGCGGGCGGCGGTCCGCGACTGCGAGCTCGGTGGGATCACGATTCCGGCGGGAACCAACGTCAGCGTCAGCGTCGCGGCTGCCAATCGGGACCCGGCGCGCTACCCGAACCCGGACTGCTTCGATCCCACCCGTAAAAACATCGCGCACCTGACATTCGGCGGCGGCCCGCATCTATGCCTCGGCATGCACCTGGCGCGCATGGAGACCGCGGTGGCGATCAACGCACTGCTGGACCGACTGCCAGGGCTTCGGCTGGACGCGAGCGCACCGACCCCGCATGTGGTGGGGGTCGCCTTCCGCTCGCCCGCCGCACTGCCGGTCGAGTTCGCCCCGGCGCCGGCCTGA
- a CDS encoding bifunctional RNase H/acid phosphatase, with protein MKVIIEADGGSRGNPGPAGYGAVVWTMDRSTVLAESKQAIGRATNNVAEYRGLIAGLDDAVKLGATEATVLMDSKLVVEQMCGRWKVKHPDLVELHAQAQALARHFRRISYGWVPRSRNAYADRLANEAMDAAVRTNRRGQNTTVPVVAVADPPHKLATKSPTAPGWTGRRGAATRLLLLRHGQTELSVQRRYSGRGNPALNEVGWRQAGLAARYLAQRGGIAAVVSSPLQRAYDTATTAARALGLEVTIDDDLVETDFGAWEGMTFAEAADRDPELHRRWLRDTGVTPPGGESFDDVLLRVRRGRDRIIAGHEGATVLVVSHVTPIKMLLRMALDVGPNVLYRLHLDLASLSIAEFYADGASSVRLVNQTGYL; from the coding sequence GGCCGGATACGGCGCGGTGGTGTGGACCATGGACCGCTCGACCGTGCTGGCGGAGTCCAAGCAGGCGATCGGTCGGGCCACCAACAACGTCGCTGAATACCGCGGGTTGATCGCCGGCCTGGACGACGCGGTGAAGCTGGGCGCCACCGAGGCAACGGTGCTGATGGACTCCAAGCTGGTGGTGGAGCAGATGTGCGGGCGCTGGAAGGTCAAGCACCCGGACCTGGTGGAACTGCATGCACAGGCTCAGGCGCTGGCACGGCACTTCCGCCGGATCAGTTACGGGTGGGTGCCGCGGTCGCGGAATGCGTATGCCGATCGGTTGGCCAACGAAGCGATGGATGCCGCGGTTCGCACCAATCGCCGTGGGCAGAACACCACCGTGCCGGTGGTGGCCGTTGCCGACCCGCCGCACAAGCTTGCGACCAAGTCCCCGACAGCTCCCGGATGGACGGGCCGACGCGGCGCGGCCACCCGGCTGCTGTTGTTGCGGCATGGGCAGACCGAGCTGTCGGTGCAGCGCCGCTATTCGGGGCGGGGCAACCCGGCGTTGAACGAAGTGGGATGGCGGCAGGCCGGGCTGGCCGCCCGCTATCTTGCGCAACGCGGCGGGATTGCGGCGGTGGTGTCCTCGCCGCTGCAGCGGGCCTATGACACGGCGACGACGGCGGCCCGGGCCCTGGGTCTGGAGGTGACCATCGACGACGACCTCGTCGAGACCGACTTCGGCGCATGGGAGGGAATGACTTTCGCGGAGGCTGCCGATCGCGATCCCGAGCTGCACCGCCGCTGGCTGCGTGACACCGGCGTCACGCCCCCGGGTGGAGAAAGTTTCGACGACGTGCTGCTGCGGGTTCGGCGTGGGCGTGACCGGATCATCGCCGGGCACGAGGGCGCCACGGTCCTGGTGGTCTCTCACGTCACGCCGATCAAGATGTTGTTGCGGATGGCCTTGGACGTCGGCCCTAACGTCTTGTACCGCTTGCACCTCGATTTGGCGTCGCTGAGCATCGCCGAGTTCTACGCCGACGGAGCGTCGTCGGTGCGGCTGGTGAACCAGACGGGTTACCTGTAG